A region of Sugiyamaella lignohabitans strain CBS 10342 chromosome A, complete sequence DNA encodes the following proteins:
- the ADO1 gene encoding adenosine kinase (Adenosine kinase; required for the utilization of S-adenosylmethionine (AdoMet); may be involved in recycling adenosine produced through the methyl cycle; GO_component: GO:0005737 - cytoplasm [Evidence IDA] [PMID 14562095]; GO_component: GO:0005634 - nucleus [Evidence IDA] [PMID 14562095]; GO_function: GO:0005524 - ATP binding [Evidence IEA]; GO_function: GO:0004001 - adenosine kinase activity [Evidence IEA,IEA]; GO_function: GO:0004001 - adenosine kinase activity [Evidence IDA,IMP] [PMID 11223943]; GO_function: GO:0016301 - kinase activity [Evidence IEA]; GO_function: GO:0000166 - nucleotide binding [Evidence IEA]; GO_function: GO:0016773 - phosphotransferase activity, alcohol group as acceptor [Evidence IEA]; GO_function: GO:0016740 - transferase activity [Evidence IEA]; GO_process: GO:0044209 - AMP salvage [Evidence IEA]; GO_process: GO:0016310 - phosphorylation [Evidence IEA]; GO_process: GO:0006144 - purine nucleobase metabolic process [Evidence IMP] [PMID 11223943]; GO_process: GO:0006166 - purine ribonucleoside salvage [Evidence IEA,IEA]): MTFDLLALGNPLLDLQADVDAEYLAKYDLKANDAILIEDKHKPIFDEVMAQPKVHILAGGAAQNAARGAQYLLPANSVIYFGSVGQDKYAELLTKANDEAGVYSNYMVQKDIPTGKCAALITGNDRSLVTDLAAANHYKLDHLKAPENWKYVEEAKAFYVGGFHLTVCPPAINALGEHAAETNKIFSINLSAPFLPQFFKEPLDASSPYWDYLIGNESEALAYAESHGLDTKDITEIAKHIALLPKKNTKRDRVVVITQGLDDTIVVIGDVNNKTTTVHTFPVHPISSEDIVDSNGAGDAFAGGFLAGLVSGKPLAESVDMGQWLAAQSLREIGPSFPSPKKAYTSA, translated from the coding sequence ATGACTTTTGatcttcttgctcttggAAACCctcttcttgatcttcaagctgatgttgatgccGAGTACTTGGCCAAGTACGACCTCAAGGCCAATGATGCTATTCTCATTGAAGATAAGCACAAGCCTATTTTCGACGAGGTCATGGCTCAACCTAAGGTTCATATTTTGGCCGGAGGTGCTGCTCAAAATGCTGCTCGTGGTGCTCAATACTTGTTGCCTGCCAATTCGGTTATCTACTTCGGATCGGTCGGTCAAGATAAATACGCTGAGTTGTTGACTAAAGCCAATGACGAGGCTGGTGTTTACTCTAACTACATGGTTCAAAAGGACATTCCTACTGGTAAATGTGCTGCTCTTATTACTGGCAACGACCGTTCTCTTGTCACTGacttggctgctgctaaccACTATAAATTGGACCATCTCAAGGCTCCTGAGAACTGGAAGTATGTCGAGGAGGCTAAGGCTTTCTATGTTGGAGGTTTCCACTTGACTGTTTGTCCTCCTGCTATTAATGCTCTTGGTGAACATGCTGCTGAAACCAACAAgatcttcagcatcaacttGTCTGCTCCTTTCTTGCCTCAATTCTTCAAGGAGCCTCTTgatgcttcttctccatacTGGGACTACCTTATTGGTAACGAGAGCGAGGCTCTTGCTTATGCCGAGTCTCACGGTTTAGACACAAAGGACATTACCGAGATTGCTAAACACATTGCTCTGCTTCCCAAGAAGAATACCAAGAGAGACcgtgttgttgttatcaCTCAAGGTCTTGACGATACTATCGTTGTTATTGGTGATGTTAACAACAAGACCACTACTGTCCACACCTTCCCAGTTCACCCCATCTCCAGTGAAGACATTGTCGATTCTAACGGTGCTGGTGACGCCTTTGCCGGTGGTTTCCTCGCCGGTCTTGTCAGCGGCAAGCCTCTTGCCGAGTCGGTCGATATGGGCCAATGGCTCGCTGCCCAATCTCTGCGTGAAATCGGCCCTTCTTTCCCCTCTCCCAAGAAGGCCTACACCAGTGCCTAA